A single region of the Mustela lutreola isolate mMusLut2 chromosome 2, mMusLut2.pri, whole genome shotgun sequence genome encodes:
- the POMGNT2 gene encoding protein O-linked-mannose beta-1,4-N-acetylglucosaminyltransferase 2, whose amino-acid sequence MHLSAVFNALLVSVLAAVLWKHVRLREHAAALEEELAAGRPAPEPAPAPRIDYPKALQLLAEGGTQMVCSGRTHTDRVCRFKWLCYSNEAEEFIFFHGNASVMLPNLGSRRFQPALLDLSTVEDHNTQYFNFVELPVAALRFMPKPVFVPDVALIANRFNPDNLMHVFHDDLLPLFYTLRQFPGLAHEARLFFMEGWSEGAHFDLYRLLSPKQPLLRAQLKALGRLLCFSHAFVGLSKITTWYQYGFVQPQGPKANILVSGNEIRQFARFMMEKLNVSHAGAPLGEEYILVFSRTQNRLILNEAELLLALAQEFQMKTVTVSLEDHAFADVVRLVSNASMLVSMHGAQLVTALFLPRGATVVELFPYAVNPDHYTPYKTLATLPGMDLQYIAWRNTMLENTVTHPERPWDQGGITHLDRAEQARILQSREVPRHLCCRNPEWLFRIYQDTKVDIPSLIQTVRRVVKGRPGPRKQKWTVSLYPGKVREARCQASVQGASEARLTVSWQIPWNLKYLKVREVKYEVWLQEQGENTYVPYILALQNHTFTENIKPFTTYLVWVRCIFNKILLGPFADVLVCNT is encoded by the coding sequence ATGCACCTGTCAGCCGTGTTCAACGCGCTCCTGGTGTCGGTGCTGGCGGCGGTGCTGTGGAAGCACGTGCGGCTGCGCGAGCATGCGGCGGCACTGGAGGAGGAGCTGGCCGCCGGCCGCCCCGCCCCGGAGCCCGCCCCCGCGCCCAGGATCGACTACCCCAAGGCCCTGCAGCTCCTGGCCGAGGGCGGCACGCAGATGGTGTGCAGCGGCCGCACGCACACCGACCGTGTGTGCCGCTTCAAGTGGCTCTGCTACTCCAACGAGGCCGAGGAGTTCATCTTCTTCCACGGCAACGCCTCGGTCATGCTGCCCAACCTGGGCTCCCGGCGCTTCCAGCCGGCGCTGCTCGACCTGTCCACCGTGGAGGACCACAACACCCAGTACTTCAACTTCGTGGAGCTGCCGGTCGCCGCCCTGCGCTTCATGCCCAAGCCCGTGTTCGTGCCCGACGTGGCCCTCATCGCCAACCGCTTCAACCCCGACAACCTGATGCACGTCTTCCACGACGACCTACTACCCCTCTTCTACACCCTGAGGCAGTTCCCAGGGCTGGCGCACGAGGCGCGGCTCTTCTTCATGGAGGGCTGGAGCGAGGGCGCTCACTTTGACCTGTACAGGCTGCTCAGTCCTAAGCAGCCGCTCCTGCGGGCGCAGCTGAAGGCGCTGGGCCGGCTGCTGTGCTTCTCCCACGCGTTCGTGGGTCTCTCTAAGATCACCACCTGGTACCAGTACGGCTTCGTCCAGCCCCAGGGCCCCAAGGCTAACATCCTTGTGTCTGGTAATGAGATCCGGCAGTTTGCCCGGTTCATGATGGAAAAGCTGAACGTGAGCCACGCGGGGGCTCCCCTGGGCGAAGAGTACATTTTGGTTTTCAGCCGCACCCAGAACAGACTCATCCTGAATGAGGCAGAGCTGCTGCTGGCGCTGGCCCAGGAGTTCCAGATGAAGACGGTGACGGTGTCCCTAGAGGACCATGCCTTCGCTGACGTTGTGCGGCTGGTCAGCAACGCCTCCATGCTGGTCAGCATGCACGGGGCCCAGCTGGTCACTGCCCTCTTCCTGCCCCGCGGGGCAACCGTGGTCGAGCTCTTCCCCTATGCGGTCAATCCGGACCACTACACCCCCTATAAGACGCTGGCCACGCTGCCTGGCATGGACCTCCAGTACATAGCCTGGCGGAACACGATGCTAGAGAACACGGTCACGCACCCCGAGCGGCCCTGGGATCAGGGGGGCATCACCCACCTGGACCGGGCTGAGCAGGCCCGTATCCTCCAGAGCCGTGAGGTCCCGCGGCATCTCTGTTGCCGGAACCCCGAGTGGCTCTTCCGCATCTACCAGGACACCAAGGTAGATATCCCGTCCCTCATCCAAACTGTGCGGCGTGTGGTGAAGGGCCGGCCTGGGCCGCGGAAACAGAAGTGGACCGTCAGCCTCTACCCAGGCAAGGTTCGGGAGGCGCGGTGCCAGGCGTCTGTGCAGGGTGCCTCCGAGGCCCGCCTCACTGTCTCCTGGCAGATCCCCTGGAACCTCAAGTACCTGAAGGTGAGGGAGGTGAAGtatgaggtgtggctccaggagcagggggagaacaCTTACGTGCCTTATATCCTGGCCCTGCAGAACCACACCTTCACCGAGAACATCAAGCCCTTCACGACCTACCTGGTGTGGGTCCGCTGCATCTTCAACAAGATCCTCCTAGGACCCTTTGCAGATGTGCTGGTGTGCAACACGTAG